The Setaria viridis chromosome 6, Setaria_viridis_v4.0, whole genome shotgun sequence genome contains a region encoding:
- the LOC117860151 gene encoding uncharacterized protein, with translation METAQERELHGWQALWPLDTMACSLDNTTTTTSGFLFGWDPQLSYFGLGAWGVGAGDLDTHERELELVVPKCMESPVSEASTVAVTGLPTPQDAMAMPGELDELLQSLWDSDEEKNAVGFTSCSGLEEASAISSQYDDHFALNTILPTSPEKALTQPQAEPPSSSSSHCNMDPWASDTGVAPGQTTCGNSSSKRSAPEEKEKGGDVSCKKSRKAPSSTAGNGAGTVAHPFTVVKPGGADGSVTLADINQWILTPPARPVRHPVGEFACAPRVSAGNRPAPSGKTVAGFTRLRTAGRGTITIVRTKG, from the exons ATGGAGACAGCCCAAGAAAGAGAGCTGCACGGGTGGCAGGCCTTGTGGCCTTTGGACACCATGGCATGCAGCTTggacaacaccaccaccacaaccagtGGCTTCCTCTTTGGATGGGATCCACAGCTCAGCTACTTCGGTCTAGGAGCATGGGGAGTTGGCGCCGGCGATCTTGATACCCATGAGCGTGAGCTTGAGCTCGTCGTCCCCAAAT GCATGGAGTCCCCGGTGTCCGAGGCGTCGACGGTGGCGGTCACCGGGTTGCCGACACCGCAGGATGCGATGGCGATGCCCGGGGAGTTGGACGAGCTACTCCAA AGCTTATGGGACTCGGACGAGGAGAAAAATGCTGTGGGCTTCACTTCCTGCAGCGGTCTGGAGGAGGCGAGTGCTATCTCTTCCCAAT ATGATGATCATTTCGCTCTGAACACAATTCTGCCGACATCCCCGGAGAAGGCTCTGACACAGCCACAAGCAGAGCCTCCCAGTTCCTCCTCATCCCACTGCAACATGGACCCATGGGCCAGTGACACCGGTGTTGCCCCGGGCCAGACGACTTGCGGCAACAGCTCATCCAAACGTTCGGCGCCGGAAG AGAAGGAGAAGGGAGGTGACGTAAGCTGCAAGAAGAGCAGGAAGGCGCCGTCCTCTACCGCCGGCAACGGTGCCGGGACAGTGGCGCACCCGTTCACCGTGGTGAAgcccggcggcgcggacggcaGCGTGACGCTGGCAGACATCAACCAGTGGATCctcacgccgccggcccgcccagTCCGGCACCCCGTGGGGGAGTTCGCGTGCGCCCCGCGCGTGTCGGCGGGCAACCGGCCGGCGCCGTCGGGCAAGACGGTGGCCGGCTTCACCAGGCTCCGCACCGCGGGGAGGGGCACGATCACCATCGTAAGGACAAAAGGCTGA